One genomic window of Bradyrhizobium sp. B124 includes the following:
- a CDS encoding cell division protein ZapA produces MSHINVTINGRQYRMACEEGQEVRLLKLAENLQQRVESLRGKFGEIGDARLTVMAALTACDELVDAGARIRSLEEEVEQLRNARTAATDRARATQTAVSNALNAAAERIERTTQVLNRTIGGGIAIG; encoded by the coding sequence ATGAGCCACATCAACGTCACCATCAACGGCCGGCAATACCGGATGGCCTGCGAGGAGGGCCAGGAGGTGCGGCTCCTGAAGCTCGCAGAAAACCTCCAGCAGCGCGTCGAGTCGCTGCGCGGCAAGTTCGGCGAGATCGGCGATGCGCGGCTCACCGTGATGGCGGCGCTCACCGCCTGCGACGAACTGGTCGATGCGGGTGCACGCATCCGCAGCCTCGAGGAAGAGGTCGAGCAGCTACGCAATGCCCGCACAGCCGCCACCGACCGCGCCCGCGCGACCCAGACCGCGGTCTCCAACGCGCTCAACGCCGCCGCCGAGCGGATCGAGCGCACCACGCAGGTGCTCAACCGCACCATCGGCGGCGGCATCGCGATCGGCTGA
- a CDS encoding methyl-accepting chemotaxis protein has product MAFGLFRKQVPEPAAQQVPTAAAAAEASTETDSAKDSSREILELLELELGAMMRQLERAAGSVADGAEATAAKLATIRARTDALTGRSSDAQSTATTFSEAADRFTHSAQGIGAQVRSASQLADDAAAAAREATANVDRLRESSAAIGNVVNLIAQIARQTTLLALNSTIEAARAGAAGKGFAVVATEVKALAVQTQSATEEITRKIEALQKDATGSADAVHRISQAIEKIRPVFENVNGAVAEQNQITGEMGQNAASASHFIVSVGTSAGEIDSATREAAAHGDNVAKAGKAVTGFAQKLKARCAVLLRQDERGDPRKNERLPCSLTIEITTARGMITAPVYEIAMDGILIGGPDAEKLPTHETLTATLQDVGGCRIRIGDRSKAGSQARFEAASAALREKIEDRMWAIHEENAELVTRAMEAGRTLSKLFEDGLASGAITIADMFDTDYVEIAGTNPVQYRTRMLDWADRALPALLEAFLAKDKRLAFCATVDRNGYLPVHNKIYSQPQRPGDVAYNTANCRNRRIFNDPAGLAAAHNERAYLVQSYARDMGNGTTVMMREIDVPIRVRGRHWGAFRTAYRL; this is encoded by the coding sequence ATGGCGTTCGGTTTGTTTCGAAAGCAAGTGCCGGAGCCGGCCGCGCAGCAGGTTCCAACCGCGGCTGCCGCGGCTGAAGCCTCGACCGAGACTGATTCGGCCAAGGATTCGTCCAGGGAGATCCTGGAATTGCTGGAACTCGAGCTCGGCGCGATGATGCGCCAGCTTGAGCGCGCCGCAGGCTCGGTGGCCGACGGCGCCGAGGCGACGGCCGCCAAGCTCGCGACCATCCGCGCCCGCACCGACGCGCTGACCGGCCGCAGCAGCGATGCGCAGAGCACCGCGACGACGTTCTCGGAGGCCGCCGACCGGTTCACCCATTCCGCCCAAGGCATCGGCGCGCAGGTGCGCAGCGCGAGCCAGCTCGCCGACGATGCCGCGGCCGCGGCGCGCGAGGCCACCGCCAATGTCGATCGCCTGCGCGAATCCTCGGCCGCGATCGGCAATGTCGTCAACCTGATCGCGCAGATCGCGCGGCAGACCACGCTGCTGGCGCTCAACTCGACCATCGAGGCGGCGCGCGCCGGCGCGGCCGGCAAGGGCTTCGCGGTGGTCGCCACCGAGGTCAAGGCGCTCGCAGTGCAGACCCAGAGCGCAACCGAAGAGATCACGCGCAAGATCGAGGCGTTGCAGAAGGACGCCACCGGATCGGCGGACGCCGTCCACCGCATCTCGCAGGCGATCGAAAAGATCCGGCCGGTGTTCGAGAACGTCAACGGCGCGGTCGCCGAGCAGAACCAGATCACCGGCGAGATGGGCCAGAACGCGGCCTCCGCCTCCCACTTCATCGTCTCGGTCGGCACCAGCGCCGGCGAGATCGACTCGGCAACGCGCGAAGCTGCCGCGCATGGCGACAATGTCGCCAAGGCCGGCAAGGCGGTGACCGGCTTCGCCCAGAAGCTGAAGGCGCGCTGCGCGGTGCTGCTGCGCCAGGACGAGCGCGGCGATCCGCGCAAGAACGAGCGCCTGCCCTGCAGTCTCACAATCGAGATCACGACCGCGCGCGGCATGATCACCGCGCCGGTCTACGAGATCGCGATGGACGGCATCCTGATCGGCGGGCCCGATGCCGAGAAGCTGCCCACCCATGAGACGCTGACCGCTACCTTGCAGGACGTCGGCGGCTGCCGGATCAGGATCGGCGACCGCTCCAAGGCAGGCAGCCAGGCGCGCTTCGAGGCGGCGTCCGCCGCGCTGCGCGAGAAGATCGAAGACCGGATGTGGGCGATCCACGAGGAGAACGCCGAACTCGTCACCCGGGCGATGGAAGCGGGTCGCACGCTGAGCAAGCTCTTCGAGGACGGACTGGCAAGCGGCGCGATCACGATCGCTGACATGTTCGACACCGACTATGTCGAGATCGCAGGCACCAACCCGGTGCAGTATCGCACCAGGATGCTGGATTGGGCGGATCGCGCGCTGCCCGCTCTGCTCGAGGCGTTCCTCGCCAAGGACAAGCGCCTGGCGTTCTGCGCGACGGTCGACCGGAACGGCTACCTGCCGGTCCATAACAAGATCTACTCGCAGCCGCAGCGGCCGGGCGACGTGGCCTACAACACCGCCAATTGCCGCAATCGCCGTATCTTCAACGATCCCGCGGGCCTCGCCGCCGCGCATAATGAGCGCGCCTATCTGGTTCAAAGCTACGCGCGTGACATGGGCAACGGCACCACCGTGATGATGCGCGAGATCGACGTGCCGATCCGCGTGCGGGGCCGGCACTGGGGCGCGTTCCGCACCGCGTACAGGCTTTGA
- a CDS encoding YebC/PmpR family DNA-binding transcriptional regulator: MAGHSQFKNIMHRKGRQDAQRSKLFGKLAREITVAAKLGTPDPAMNPRLRAAVVAARAENMPKDNIDRAIKKALGNEGENYDEIRYEGYGPGGVAVIVEALTDNRNRAASDIRSFFTKSGGNLGETGSVAFMFDHTGIIEYDAKVASDDAMLDAAIEAGADDVVSSEAGHEVYASQETFREVAKALETKFGEPRKAALTWKPQNTVAVDDETGEKLLKLMDLLNEHDDVQNVYANFEVSDALLAKMGG, encoded by the coding sequence ATGGCCGGCCATTCCCAATTCAAGAACATCATGCACCGCAAGGGCCGGCAGGATGCCCAGAGGTCGAAGCTTTTCGGCAAACTGGCCCGCGAAATCACCGTGGCGGCCAAGCTCGGCACCCCGGACCCGGCGATGAACCCGCGGCTGCGCGCCGCCGTGGTCGCCGCCCGCGCCGAGAACATGCCCAAGGACAATATCGACCGCGCCATCAAGAAGGCCCTTGGCAATGAGGGCGAGAACTATGACGAGATCCGCTACGAGGGCTATGGCCCCGGCGGCGTTGCCGTGATCGTCGAGGCGCTGACCGACAACCGCAACCGCGCCGCCTCCGACATCCGCTCCTTCTTTACCAAGTCGGGCGGCAATCTCGGCGAAACCGGTTCGGTCGCCTTCATGTTCGATCACACCGGCATCATCGAATACGACGCCAAGGTCGCCTCCGACGACGCCATGCTGGACGCCGCGATCGAGGCCGGCGCCGACGACGTGGTCTCCAGCGAAGCCGGTCACGAGGTCTACGCCTCGCAGGAAACCTTCCGCGAGGTCGCAAAGGCGCTGGAAACGAAGTTCGGCGAGCCGCGCAAGGCGGCGCTGACCTGGAAGCCGCAGAACACCGTCGCGGTCGACGACGAGACCGGCGAAAAGCTGTTGAAGCTGATGGACCTGCTCAACGAGCACGACGACGTGCAGAACGTGTACGCCAATTTCGAGGTGTCCGACGCGCTGCTCGCGAAGATGGGCGGTTAA
- the ruvB gene encoding Holliday junction branch migration DNA helicase RuvB yields the protein MNTPSRIVTPERRSDDVGDTALRPQSLTEFVGQAQARKNLSIFIEAAKKRGEALDHVLFVGPPGLGKTTLAQIVARELGVGFRATSGPVIAKAGDLAALLTNLEERDVLFIDEIHRLSPAVEEVLYPAMEDFQLDLIIGEGPAARSVKIELSKFTLVGATTRAGLLTNPLRDRFGIPIRLNFYTVEELEKIVTRGARVLNIGMSPDGANEIARRARGTPRIAGRLLRRVRDFASAADADAIDRGIADRALSALEVDSAGLDAMDRRYLTTIALNYGGGPVGVETMAAALSEPRDAIEDIIEPYLIQCGYLQRTPRGRLLTSHAFRHLGLAEPNRDPSQFGLFGGNGDED from the coding sequence GTGAACACTCCCTCGCGCATCGTCACGCCCGAACGCCGTTCCGACGATGTCGGCGACACCGCGCTGCGTCCGCAGTCGCTGACGGAGTTCGTCGGCCAGGCCCAGGCGCGCAAGAATCTCTCGATCTTCATCGAAGCCGCCAAGAAGCGCGGCGAGGCGCTCGATCACGTGCTGTTCGTCGGTCCCCCGGGCCTCGGTAAGACCACGCTGGCGCAGATCGTCGCGCGCGAGCTCGGTGTCGGCTTCCGTGCCACCTCCGGCCCGGTCATCGCCAAGGCCGGCGACCTTGCGGCGCTGCTCACCAATCTGGAAGAGCGTGACGTGCTGTTCATCGACGAGATCCATCGCCTGAGCCCGGCGGTCGAGGAAGTGCTCTATCCCGCGATGGAGGATTTCCAGCTCGATCTGATCATCGGCGAAGGCCCCGCGGCGCGCTCGGTGAAGATCGAGCTGTCGAAATTCACTCTCGTCGGCGCGACGACGCGCGCGGGCCTGCTCACCAATCCGCTGCGCGATCGCTTCGGCATTCCGATCCGGCTCAATTTCTACACCGTGGAAGAGCTCGAGAAGATCGTCACCCGCGGCGCCCGCGTGCTGAACATCGGCATGAGCCCTGATGGCGCCAACGAGATCGCGCGCCGCGCCCGCGGCACGCCGCGCATCGCCGGCCGCCTCTTGCGCCGCGTGCGCGACTTTGCCTCCGCAGCGGATGCCGACGCCATCGATCGCGGCATCGCCGACCGTGCGCTGAGCGCGCTCGAGGTCGACAGCGCAGGCCTCGATGCGATGGACCGGCGCTATCTCACCACCATCGCCTTGAACTATGGCGGCGGTCCGGTCGGTGTCGAGACCATGGCGGCCGCGCTATCCGAGCCACGCGATGCGATCGAGGACATCATCGAGCCCTATCTGATCCAGTGCGGCTATTTGCAGCGCACCCCGCGCGGAAGACTGCTCACCTCACATGCCTTTCGCCATCTCGGTCTTGCCGAGCCGAACCGCGATCCCTCGCAGTTCGGCCTGTTCGGCGGCAATGGCGATGAAGACTGA
- the ybgC gene encoding tol-pal system-associated acyl-CoA thioesterase, with amino-acid sequence MTFPHIDGAIRDGRHHMQVRVYYEDTDFSGIVYHANYLRFMERGRTNHLRLMGAEQNALFEEAQEETGGFAFVVRSMTLDFLKPARMDDMLDVVTWPIAVKGASIMLAQEVRRGDDVLVKAQVRVAFVSQGRAQPIPKSIRALMKADLA; translated from the coding sequence TTGACCTTCCCCCATATCGACGGTGCGATCCGCGATGGCCGACACCATATGCAGGTCCGTGTCTACTACGAAGACACCGATTTTTCCGGCATCGTCTACCACGCCAATTATTTGCGCTTCATGGAGCGCGGGCGCACCAATCATCTCCGATTGATGGGCGCCGAGCAGAACGCGCTGTTCGAGGAGGCGCAGGAGGAGACCGGCGGCTTCGCCTTCGTGGTGCGCTCGATGACGCTGGACTTCCTCAAGCCCGCGCGGATGGACGACATGCTCGACGTCGTGACCTGGCCGATCGCGGTGAAGGGCGCCTCCATCATGCTCGCGCAGGAGGTCAGGCGCGGCGATGACGTGCTTGTGAAGGCGCAGGTGCGCGTCGCCTTCGTCAGTCAGGGCCGGGCACAGCCGATTCCGAAGTCCATCCGTGCGTTGATGAAAGCCGATCTGGCCTAG
- the ruvA gene encoding Holliday junction branch migration protein RuvA, producing the protein MIGKLKGLIDSYGEDYVILDVGGVGYQVHCASRTLQALPQPGGAAVLSIETYVREDQIKLFGFRSDIEREWFRLLQTVQGVGAKVALAVLGTLPPTDLANAIALRDKAAVARTPGVGPKVAERIVSELKDKAPGFADVDPAVVQLSGAIDNNRAPRPVTDAISALVNLGYGQPQAAAAIAAASRSAGESAETAQLIRLGLKELSK; encoded by the coding sequence ATGATCGGCAAGCTCAAGGGCCTGATCGATTCCTATGGCGAGGATTACGTGATCCTCGATGTCGGCGGCGTCGGTTATCAGGTGCATTGCGCGAGCCGCACGCTGCAGGCGCTGCCACAGCCGGGCGGCGCCGCCGTGCTCTCGATCGAGACCTATGTCCGCGAGGATCAAATAAAACTGTTCGGTTTCCGCTCGGATATCGAGCGCGAGTGGTTTCGCCTGTTGCAGACCGTGCAGGGCGTCGGCGCCAAGGTTGCGCTCGCGGTGCTCGGCACGTTGCCGCCGACCGATCTCGCCAATGCCATCGCGCTGCGCGACAAGGCGGCGGTGGCGCGCACGCCGGGCGTCGGACCCAAAGTGGCCGAGCGCATCGTCAGCGAATTGAAGGATAAGGCGCCGGGCTTTGCCGATGTCGATCCCGCGGTGGTGCAGCTCTCGGGCGCGATCGACAACAACCGTGCGCCGCGCCCGGTCACCGACGCGATCTCCGCGCTGGTCAATCTCGGCTACGGCCAGCCGCAGGCCGCCGCCGCGATCGCGGCCGCCTCGCGCAGCGCCGGTGAGAGCGCCGAGACTGCGCAGCTGATCCGGCTGGGGCTTAAGGAATTGTCGAAGTGA
- a CDS encoding methyl-accepting chemotaxis protein, whose translation MSAAQLAVLDTSSNRTLAERLVDQLADRIGGLGVELADIAGNVQEVANRVTNQSERFHHLQETAEIMVSANHAIANASQAVQTTASAAVGQIAESRNAVETAVSHIAELVAAVGRIEARLAAVGSALSQVAKVSGSIEAIAKQTNLLALNATIEAARAGNAGRGFAVVASEVKNLAEATRQATHQISDTVRDLDGQIGSLIGESSDASLRAKSAGEGARQISGIIMRVQEGFSSVGAEIGSVARAATSNLGHCDTVIAELNELAKGVDLSSRDLKHADGRVAKLLELSESLIVTIADSGVETSDAPLIRVVIDTAKQVSELFEKAVAGGEITLAQLMDENYREIAGTNPKQYLTDYVSFTDRVLPAIQDPIQKSDPRIVFCVAWARSGYLPTHNPNYRLPQGPDPVWNNANCRNRRLFNDRAVSKVAANTKPFLLQTYRRDMGGGNFVLMKDVSSPIFVNGRHWGAFRMGFRQG comes from the coding sequence ATGTCGGCGGCGCAGCTTGCAGTGCTGGATACGTCATCGAACCGGACGCTGGCCGAACGGCTGGTCGACCAGCTTGCCGACCGCATCGGCGGTCTCGGGGTCGAGCTTGCCGACATCGCCGGCAACGTCCAGGAGGTCGCGAACCGCGTCACCAACCAGTCGGAGCGGTTCCATCATTTGCAGGAGACCGCCGAGATCATGGTCTCGGCCAATCACGCCATCGCCAATGCATCGCAGGCGGTGCAGACGACCGCATCCGCCGCGGTCGGCCAGATCGCGGAATCGCGCAACGCGGTCGAGACGGCGGTCAGCCATATCGCGGAGCTCGTCGCGGCGGTCGGACGCATCGAGGCGCGGCTCGCCGCGGTCGGCTCCGCGCTGAGCCAGGTCGCCAAGGTCTCCGGTTCGATCGAGGCGATCGCCAAGCAGACCAATCTGCTGGCGCTCAACGCCACGATCGAGGCCGCGCGCGCCGGCAATGCCGGCCGCGGCTTTGCCGTGGTCGCAAGCGAGGTGAAGAACCTTGCCGAGGCAACGCGCCAGGCGACGCATCAGATTTCCGACACCGTGCGCGATCTCGACGGCCAGATCGGCAGCCTGATCGGCGAGAGCAGCGACGCCTCGCTGCGCGCCAAGAGCGCCGGCGAAGGCGCTCGGCAGATCTCCGGCATCATCATGCGTGTGCAGGAAGGCTTCTCATCGGTCGGCGCCGAGATCGGCAGCGTGGCGCGCGCCGCGACCTCCAATCTCGGCCATTGCGACACCGTGATCGCGGAGCTGAACGAGCTCGCCAAGGGCGTCGATCTCTCCTCGCGCGACCTCAAGCACGCCGACGGCCGCGTCGCGAAGCTGCTCGAGCTGTCCGAGAGCCTGATCGTGACCATCGCCGACAGCGGCGTCGAGACCAGCGATGCGCCGCTGATCCGCGTCGTGATCGACACCGCGAAACAGGTCTCGGAGCTGTTCGAGAAGGCCGTCGCAGGCGGCGAGATCACGCTTGCGCAATTGATGGACGAGAATTATCGCGAGATCGCGGGCACCAATCCGAAGCAATATCTGACCGACTATGTCAGCTTCACCGACCGCGTGCTGCCTGCGATCCAGGACCCGATCCAGAAGAGCGATCCGCGCATCGTGTTCTGCGTCGCCTGGGCGCGGAGCGGCTATCTGCCGACCCACAATCCGAACTACCGGCTGCCGCAGGGACCGGACCCGGTGTGGAACAACGCCAATTGCCGCAACCGCCGGCTGTTCAACGACCGCGCGGTGAGCAAGGTCGCGGCCAATACCAAGCCGTTCCTGCTACAGACCTATCGCCGCGACATGGGCGGCGGTAATTTCGTGCTGATGAAGGACGTGTCGTCGCCGATCTTCGTGAACGGCCGCCACTGGGGCGCATTCCGGATGGGTTTTCGGCAGGGCTGA
- a CDS encoding 5-formyltetrahydrofolate cyclo-ligase gives MHAAPSKAELRALALAKRDALSDEQRAAAAEALAKRGAPFEITQGMIVSGYAPIRSELDPAPLMKKLAEKGARLALPCINARGQSLTFRSWSPQDRLMLGPLGIPEPSPAAAEVHPDVMLVPLAAFDKLGHRIGYGAGYYDYTFAHLRKAKHVIGVGVAFAAQETKAIPALSHDVPLDYVLTERKTFDFRSS, from the coding sequence ATGCACGCAGCTCCATCGAAGGCCGAGCTTCGGGCGCTTGCCCTCGCCAAGCGCGACGCGCTGAGCGATGAGCAGCGCGCGGCGGCCGCCGAAGCCCTCGCCAAGCGCGGCGCGCCGTTCGAGATCACGCAAGGCATGATCGTCTCGGGCTATGCGCCGATCCGCAGCGAGCTCGATCCGGCCCCGCTGATGAAGAAGCTTGCCGAAAAGGGTGCGCGGCTTGCGCTGCCCTGCATCAATGCGCGCGGCCAGTCGCTGACCTTCCGCAGCTGGTCGCCGCAGGACCGGCTGATGCTCGGGCCGCTCGGCATTCCCGAGCCGTCGCCGGCCGCGGCCGAGGTGCATCCCGACGTGATGCTGGTGCCGCTTGCGGCCTTCGACAAGCTCGGCCACCGCATCGGCTACGGCGCCGGCTATTACGACTATACCTTTGCACATCTGCGCAAGGCCAAGCATGTGATCGGGGTGGGGGTCGCCTTTGCTGCACAGGAAACCAAGGCCATTCCGGCGCTGTCGCACGACGTCCCGCTCGATTATGTGCTAACGGAGCGCAAGACGTTCGATTTCCGGAGTAGCTAG
- a CDS encoding PaaI family thioesterase: MREHETARSIEPLLDAEQVRRAIIRNLPSIDHHGEIVENVGPNAIRVRLPYRQAFMGAELWQDGSGGVFSGPTVMGLADTTMYGCVLAALGANVIPVMAGFNITFLRPARASDLIAEARIVRRGRRLHYLECWLTCDGEPDPCAHITSTYRVAVRPER, translated from the coding sequence ATGCGTGAACACGAGACGGCACGCTCCATTGAGCCTCTGCTGGATGCCGAGCAAGTGCGGCGGGCGATCATCCGAAACCTGCCGAGCATCGACCACCACGGCGAGATCGTCGAGAACGTCGGACCGAACGCGATCCGCGTCCGGCTTCCGTATCGGCAGGCGTTCATGGGAGCCGAGTTGTGGCAAGACGGCAGCGGCGGCGTGTTTTCGGGACCGACGGTGATGGGCCTTGCCGACACCACGATGTACGGCTGCGTCCTGGCGGCCCTCGGAGCCAACGTTATCCCGGTGATGGCAGGCTTCAACATCACCTTCCTGCGGCCAGCCAGGGCTTCGGATCTGATCGCGGAGGCGCGCATCGTGCGCCGCGGCCGCCGCCTGCATTATCTCGAATGCTGGCTGACTTGCGACGGCGAACCAGACCCTTGCGCCCATATCACGTCGACATATCGGGTCGCGGTGCGGCCGGAGCGCTAA
- a CDS encoding TIGR00282 family metallophosphoesterase, which translates to MRILFVGDVVGRTGRTAISDHLPGMIKDWSLDLVVVNGENAAGGFGITEAIYQELLDAGADAITLGNHAWNQKEALVFIERAPRLIRPLNFPRHSPGRGATLVDTKSGKRALILNAIGRVFMEPSSNDPFSAIERELEACPLREGCDAIVLDFHAEATSEKQGVGFFCDGRISLVVGTHTHVPTADHQVLPGGTAYMSDAGMTGDYDSVIGMQKEEPLQRFLTGIPSGRFEPAGGVATLSGVAVETDDATGLAVRVAPVRAGGRLEPAVPSFWT; encoded by the coding sequence TTGCGTATTCTGTTCGTTGGTGACGTCGTCGGCAGGACCGGCCGCACCGCCATCTCAGACCACCTTCCCGGCATGATCAAGGACTGGTCGCTCGATCTCGTCGTCGTCAACGGCGAGAACGCCGCCGGCGGCTTCGGCATCACCGAGGCGATCTACCAGGAACTGCTCGATGCCGGGGCGGACGCGATCACGCTCGGCAACCACGCCTGGAATCAGAAGGAGGCGCTGGTCTTCATCGAGCGCGCGCCGCGCCTGATCCGGCCGCTGAATTTCCCGCGCCATTCGCCGGGACGCGGCGCCACGCTGGTCGACACCAAGAGCGGCAAGCGCGCGTTGATCCTCAACGCGATCGGCCGCGTCTTCATGGAGCCGTCCTCGAACGATCCGTTCAGCGCGATCGAGCGCGAACTCGAGGCCTGCCCGTTGCGCGAGGGCTGTGACGCCATCGTGCTCGATTTCCATGCCGAGGCGACCTCCGAGAAGCAGGGCGTCGGCTTCTTCTGCGACGGCCGCATCAGCCTCGTGGTCGGGACCCATACCCATGTGCCGACCGCCGATCATCAGGTGCTGCCCGGCGGCACCGCCTATATGAGCGATGCAGGGATGACCGGCGACTATGATTCGGTGATCGGCATGCAGAAGGAGGAGCCGCTGCAGCGCTTCCTCACCGGCATTCCCTCCGGTCGTTTCGAGCCGGCCGGAGGCGTTGCGACGCTGAGCGGCGTCGCGGTCGAGACCGACGATGCGACCGGGCTTGCGGTGAGGGTCGCGCCGGTGCGCGCCGGCGGGCGGCTCGAGCCCGCGGTGCCGAGCTTCTGGACGTAG
- a CDS encoding metallophosphoesterase gives MISRRHFLRTAGGLTAATASTAAYGLSEPVVRLTLTRYDLSPRQWPSDFPLKIAAIADIHACDPWMSLDRIAEIVERTNALNPDIIVLLGDYVAGLRHVTRFIPASEWAAVLKDLKAPLGVHAVLGNHDYWEDKTVQRLGQGTPVARRALERAGIPVYENDAVRLTKDNRPFWLAGLGDQLAYLPARRYREVRRIGVDDLNATLEKVTDDAPVILLAHEPDVALRMPSRVALQLSGHTHGGQIRLLGWSPAVPVKRGMRLAYGHFKLKCDVVVSGGLGCSIMPFRLGVPPEIVQVTLGAKGPVVS, from the coding sequence ATGATTTCACGTCGACATTTTCTGCGCACCGCCGGCGGATTGACCGCTGCCACCGCTTCGACCGCGGCCTATGGCTTGAGCGAGCCGGTCGTCCGCCTCACGCTGACGCGCTACGATCTGTCGCCGCGGCAATGGCCTTCGGACTTTCCGCTCAAGATCGCCGCGATCGCCGACATTCACGCCTGCGATCCATGGATGTCGCTCGATCGCATCGCTGAGATCGTCGAGCGGACCAACGCGCTGAACCCCGACATCATCGTGCTGCTCGGCGACTATGTCGCGGGGCTGCGCCACGTCACCCGCTTCATTCCGGCCTCGGAGTGGGCCGCGGTGCTGAAAGACCTGAAGGCGCCGCTCGGCGTCCATGCCGTGCTCGGCAACCACGATTACTGGGAAGACAAGACGGTACAGCGCCTGGGGCAGGGCACGCCCGTCGCGCGCCGTGCGCTGGAGCGCGCCGGCATCCCGGTCTACGAGAACGATGCGGTGCGGCTCACCAAGGATAACCGCCCGTTCTGGCTCGCCGGTCTCGGCGACCAGCTCGCCTATCTGCCGGCGCGGCGCTATCGCGAGGTCCGGCGCATCGGCGTCGACGATCTCAACGCGACGCTCGAAAAAGTCACCGACGACGCGCCGGTGATCCTGCTCGCGCACGAGCCTGACGTCGCGCTCCGCATGCCCTCGCGCGTCGCGCTGCAGCTGTCCGGCCACACCCATGGCGGCCAGATCCGGCTGCTCGGCTGGTCGCCGGCGGTGCCGGTGAAGCGCGGCATGCGGCTCGCCTATGGTCATTTCAAGCTGAAATGCGACGTCGTCGTCTCCGGCGGCCTTGGCTGCAGCATCATGCCGTTCCGCCTCGGCGTGCCACCCGAGATCGTGCAGGTCACGCTCGGTGCAAAGGGGCCGGTGGTGTCCTGA
- a CDS encoding TetR/AcrR family transcriptional regulator — MSAAAQTYQTTLDLHRRRVIVDAARRVFEASGLEGASIRAIAQMAGCTTGAIYPLFRSKEEVFAAVLGESLLAVTEEVRAAMDGIAVPAKSLRRGTLAIYKYYDAHPSELTLSLVLFNGERKKKLGSGLDEALKRQLDALLALLAEQVRKATAKPFLPMVRIEATALITHLVGLLVLKHGGRIDVLGNNAPVLLAHYTKNMVARLSGRG; from the coding sequence ATGTCTGCCGCTGCGCAAACCTATCAGACGACCCTCGACCTTCATCGTCGTCGCGTGATCGTTGACGCCGCGCGTCGTGTATTTGAGGCCAGCGGCCTCGAAGGCGCGTCGATCAGGGCGATCGCGCAAATGGCCGGGTGCACGACCGGCGCGATCTACCCGCTGTTTCGATCGAAGGAGGAAGTATTCGCGGCGGTGCTGGGTGAATCGTTGTTGGCAGTCACTGAAGAAGTCAGGGCAGCGATGGACGGCATCGCTGTTCCCGCGAAATCCCTTCGACGCGGCACCCTTGCAATATACAAATATTACGACGCGCATCCGTCCGAGCTGACGCTGTCGCTCGTGCTGTTCAATGGGGAGCGCAAGAAGAAGCTCGGGTCCGGATTGGACGAGGCCCTCAAGCGGCAACTGGACGCTCTGCTCGCTCTGCTCGCGGAGCAGGTCCGCAAGGCCACGGCGAAGCCGTTTCTGCCGATGGTCCGTATCGAGGCCACCGCGCTTATCACGCATCTGGTCGGGTTGCTCGTGCTCAAGCACGGGGGAAGGATCGATGTGCTCGGCAACAACGCGCCGGTTCTGCTGGCGCACTACACCAAGAACATGGTTGCGCGGCTGAGCGGCAGAGGCTGA
- the ruvC gene encoding crossover junction endodeoxyribonuclease RuvC: MTSQPIRSPVRIIGIDPGLRRTGWGVIETEGNRLVYVACGSVEPPDDLPLASRLLAIHEGLAAVLGDYRPAEAAVEQTFVNKDGVATLKLGQARGVAMLAPAMFGISVAEYAPNQVKKTVVGAGHAEKNQIQVMLKILLPKAEPPSADAADALAVAITHAHHRQSTALRLRVANL, encoded by the coding sequence ATGACATCGCAGCCGATTCGCTCTCCCGTCCGCATCATCGGTATCGATCCGGGTCTCCGCCGCACCGGCTGGGGCGTGATCGAGACCGAGGGCAACCGTCTGGTCTATGTCGCCTGCGGTTCGGTCGAGCCGCCGGACGATCTGCCGCTGGCGAGCCGGCTGCTTGCGATCCATGAGGGACTCGCCGCGGTGCTCGGCGACTACCGACCGGCGGAGGCCGCGGTCGAGCAGACCTTCGTCAACAAGGACGGCGTTGCCACGCTGAAACTCGGCCAGGCCCGCGGCGTCGCCATGCTGGCGCCCGCAATGTTCGGTATCTCGGTCGCCGAGTACGCGCCGAACCAGGTCAAGAAGACCGTGGTCGGCGCCGGACATGCCGAGAAGAACCAGATCCAGGTGATGCTGAAGATCCTGCTGCCGAAAGCCGAGCCGCCGTCCGCCGACGCCGCCGACGCGCTCGCGGTCGCGATCACCCACGCCCATCACCGCCAGAGCACCGCGCTGCGCCTCAGGGTGGCGAACCTATGA